In bacterium YEK0313, one genomic interval encodes:
- the fadA_4 gene encoding 3-ketoacyl-CoA thiolase: MASGIRDKVAILGMGCSKFGERWDCNAEDLMVEAYEEALTDAGIETKQIEAAWFATGIEEQHVGKSGVPLAVALRLGYIPVTRVENYCASGSEAFRGATYAVASGACDIALALGVEKLKDTGYGGLPQRGRGVVNSMYWPNLSAPGVFAQLGAAYRAKHGVDAGDFKRALAHISVKSHDNGSRNPKAHLRNKITEETVMKAPMVAEPLGLFDCCGVSDGAACAIVTTPEIARSLGKHDLVSVKALQLSVSNGTEAQHNSWDSTYFATTRIASKRAYAEAGITNPREQISLVEVHDCFSVTEFVTMEDLHLSPEGGALRDVMDGFFDADGKIPCQIDGGLKCFGHPIGASGLRMIYEMYLQMQGRAGERQRQQPPVFGVTHNLGGFPHQNVCSVVVIGQHGA, from the coding sequence ATGGCTTCAGGCATTCGCGACAAGGTCGCCATCCTCGGCATGGGCTGCTCGAAATTCGGCGAGCGCTGGGACTGCAACGCCGAAGACCTGATGGTCGAGGCCTATGAGGAGGCGCTGACCGACGCCGGCATCGAGACCAAGCAGATCGAGGCCGCCTGGTTCGCCACCGGCATCGAGGAACAACATGTCGGCAAGTCCGGCGTGCCGCTCGCGGTGGCGCTCAGGCTCGGCTACATCCCGGTGACGCGGGTCGAGAACTATTGCGCGTCCGGCTCGGAGGCCTTCCGTGGCGCGACCTATGCGGTCGCGTCGGGCGCCTGCGACATAGCGCTGGCTCTGGGCGTCGAGAAGCTGAAGGACACCGGCTATGGCGGCCTGCCGCAGCGCGGCCGGGGCGTCGTCAATTCCATGTATTGGCCGAACCTGTCGGCGCCCGGGGTGTTCGCCCAGCTCGGCGCCGCCTACCGTGCGAAGCACGGCGTCGATGCGGGCGACTTCAAGCGCGCGCTCGCCCATATCTCGGTGAAGAGCCACGACAACGGCTCGCGCAATCCGAAAGCCCATCTGCGCAACAAGATCACCGAGGAAACGGTGATGAAGGCGCCGATGGTGGCAGAGCCTCTCGGCCTGTTCGACTGCTGCGGCGTGTCCGACGGCGCGGCCTGCGCCATCGTCACGACGCCGGAGATCGCGCGCAGCCTCGGCAAGCATGATCTCGTCTCGGTCAAGGCGCTGCAGCTCTCGGTCTCGAACGGCACCGAGGCCCAGCACAATTCCTGGGACAGCACCTATTTCGCCACCACCAGGATCGCCTCCAAGCGCGCCTATGCGGAAGCCGGCATCACCAATCCGCGCGAGCAGATCTCGCTCGTCGAGGTGCACGACTGCTTCTCGGTGACCGAATTCGTCACCATGGAGGACCTGCATCTGTCGCCCGAGGGCGGGGCGCTGCGCGACGTGATGGACGGCTTCTTCGATGCCGACGGCAAGATCCCCTGCCAGATCGACGGCGGCCTGAAATGTTTCGGCCATCCGATCGGCGCGTCCGGCCTGAGGATGATCTACGAGATGTACCTGCAGATGCAGGGCCGGGCGGGCGAGCGCCAGCGCCAGCAGCCGCCGGTCTTCGGGGTGACGCACAATCTCGGCGGCTTCCCGCACCAGAACGTCTGCTCGGTCGTCGTCATCGGCCAGCACGGCGCCTGA
- a CDS encoding Putative short-chain type dehydrogenase/reductase — protein MSQTTNLDGKVVIVTGAGRGIGREIALLAAAEGAKVVVNDLGGSADGDGASAAPAEEVVEEIRKRGGTAVANFDSVAEPASANAIVKTALDSYGRLDGIVNNAGILRDAIFHKMSVADFELVVKVHLLGSFYVSHAAARLFRDQGSGSMVHFTSTSGLIGNFGQANYAAAKLGIVGMSKSIALDMARFNVRSNCVSPFAWSRLIGTIPTETEAQKARVAKIQAMGPEKIAPLSVFLLTDAAKDVTGQIFAVRMNEIFLMGQSRPVRSIHRSEGWSCQSLAEHGIPALKTAFYPLERSGDIFTWDPI, from the coding sequence ATGAGCCAGACGACAAATCTCGACGGCAAGGTGGTGATCGTCACCGGTGCCGGCCGCGGCATCGGCCGCGAGATCGCGCTGCTGGCGGCGGCCGAGGGGGCCAAGGTGGTGGTCAACGATCTCGGCGGCTCGGCCGACGGCGACGGTGCCAGCGCCGCGCCCGCCGAGGAGGTCGTGGAAGAGATCAGGAAGCGCGGCGGCACGGCGGTGGCCAATTTCGACAGCGTCGCAGAGCCCGCCTCCGCCAATGCCATCGTCAAGACGGCGCTCGACAGCTATGGCCGGCTCGACGGCATCGTGAACAATGCCGGCATCCTGCGCGACGCGATCTTCCACAAGATGAGCGTTGCCGATTTCGAGCTGGTGGTGAAGGTGCACCTGCTCGGCAGCTTCTACGTCTCGCACGCGGCTGCGCGGCTGTTCCGCGACCAGGGCAGCGGCTCGATGGTGCACTTCACCTCGACCTCCGGCCTGATCGGCAATTTCGGCCAGGCCAACTACGCTGCCGCCAAGCTCGGCATCGTCGGCATGTCCAAGTCGATCGCGCTCGACATGGCCCGCTTCAACGTGCGCTCCAACTGCGTCTCGCCGTTCGCCTGGAGCCGGCTGATCGGCACCATCCCGACCGAGACCGAGGCGCAGAAGGCGCGGGTCGCCAAGATCCAGGCGATGGGCCCGGAAAAGATCGCGCCGCTGTCGGTGTTCCTGCTGACCGACGCCGCCAAGGACGTGACCGGCCAGATCTTCGCCGTGCGCATGAACGAGATCTTCCTGATGGGCCAGTCCCGGCCGGTCCGGTCGATCCACCGCTCCGAAGGCTGGAGCTGCCAGTCGCTGGCCGAACACGGCATTCCGGCGTTGAAGACGGCGTTCTATCCGCTCGAGCGGTCGGGCGACATCTTCACCTGGGATCCGATCTGA
- the mmgC_14 gene encoding Acyl-CoA dehydrogenase, protein MVPRTIYTPEHEMFRDSVRRFIAREVAPHHAQWEKDGQVSRELWKKAGELGLLCTAIPAEYGGGGGDFRHSAIMTEEFARQIYSGPGFRLHSDIAAFYILHQGSEEQKRKWLPKMATGEVIFALAMTEPAAGSDLQGIRTTAIRDGDHYVVNGSKTFITNGQLADVVILACKTDPREGAKGVSLLLVETDQPGFRRGRNLDKLGMKAQDTSELFFDDMRVPVANILGEEGRGFRTLMAELPQERLLVAMSSIAGAEGALEATLAYTRDRKAFGQAIADFQYNRFKLAEMKTQVTIGRSFVDRCTELLLDGKLDVETAAMCKYWVTEMEGRLVDTCLQMHGGYGYMTEYPIARAYADARVRRIFGGANEIMLELIARNL, encoded by the coding sequence ATGGTGCCGAGGACGATCTACACGCCCGAACACGAGATGTTCCGAGACAGCGTGCGCCGCTTCATCGCGCGCGAGGTCGCCCCTCATCACGCCCAGTGGGAGAAGGACGGCCAGGTCAGCCGCGAGCTCTGGAAAAAGGCCGGCGAGCTCGGCCTGCTCTGCACGGCGATCCCCGCCGAATATGGCGGCGGCGGCGGTGATTTCCGCCACAGCGCGATCATGACCGAGGAGTTCGCCCGGCAGATCTACAGCGGCCCCGGCTTCCGCCTGCATTCGGACATCGCGGCCTTCTACATCCTGCACCAGGGCAGCGAGGAGCAGAAGCGAAAATGGCTTCCGAAAATGGCGACCGGCGAAGTGATCTTCGCCCTCGCCATGACCGAGCCTGCCGCCGGCAGCGATCTGCAGGGCATCCGCACCACCGCCATCCGCGACGGCGATCACTACGTCGTCAACGGCTCGAAGACCTTCATCACCAACGGCCAGCTCGCCGATGTCGTGATCCTCGCCTGCAAGACCGACCCGCGCGAAGGGGCCAAGGGCGTCAGCCTCCTGCTTGTCGAGACCGACCAGCCGGGCTTCCGGCGCGGCCGCAATCTCGACAAGCTCGGCATGAAGGCGCAGGACACGTCCGAACTGTTCTTCGACGACATGCGCGTTCCCGTCGCCAACATTCTCGGCGAGGAAGGCCGCGGCTTCCGCACGCTCATGGCCGAGCTGCCGCAGGAGCGCCTGCTGGTCGCCATGTCCTCGATCGCCGGCGCCGAGGGCGCGCTGGAGGCGACCCTTGCCTATACCCGCGACCGCAAGGCCTTCGGCCAGGCCATCGCCGACTTCCAGTACAACCGCTTCAAGCTCGCGGAAATGAAGACCCAGGTCACCATCGGCCGCAGCTTCGTCGACCGCTGCACGGAGCTGCTGCTCGACGGCAAGCTCGATGTCGAGACCGCCGCCATGTGCAAGTACTGGGTCACCGAAATGGAAGGCCGGCTCGTCGACACCTGCCTGCAGATGCATGGCGGCTACGGCTACATGACCGAATACCCGATCGCCCGCGCCTATGCCGATGCCCGCGTCCGCCGGATCTTCGGCGGCGCCAACGAGATCATGCTCGAGCTGATCGCCCGCAATCTCTGA